A genome region from Etheostoma cragini isolate CJK2018 chromosome 4, CSU_Ecrag_1.0, whole genome shotgun sequence includes the following:
- the LOC117943767 gene encoding cytochrome c oxidase subunit 6C-1, with translation MSLAKPVMRGLLGKRLRFHLPIAFALSFVAAIGFKYGVTEPRKQAYADFYKQYDAVKEFTAMKEAGVFQSVRPSGE, from the exons ATGTCTTTGGCAAAGCCTGTGATGAGGGGGCTGCTGGGAAAGCGTTTGAGGTTCCATCTGCCTATTGCGTTCGCTCTGTCCTTCGTGGCTGCTATCGGCTTCAAG TACGGTGTGACGGAGCCCAGGAAACAGGCCTACGCTGACTTCTACAAGCAGTACGACGCCGTCAAAGAGTTCACGGCCATGAAGGAAGCCGGCGTCTTCCAGAGCGTGCGGCCCTCTGGGGAGTGA